From Chlamydia avium 10DC88:
AAACGCTCTTGCATTGCTATCTTGATTCATGGTGATGCCGCTTTCTCAGGACAAGGGATCGTTTATGAGACTTTGCAATTAAGTCAGATCCCTGGGTACTCAACAGAAGGAACTCTTCATATTGTTGTGAATAATCACATAGGGTTTACTGCTCAACCTAGAGAATACCGCTCTACACCTTATTGTACAGATATTGCTAAGATGTTGGGAGTCCCTGTATTTCGCGTTAATGGCGAGGATATACTTTCTTGTCTACGGGCGATCGAATATTCATTAAAGATTCGTGAAGAATTTGGTTGTGATGTGATTATCGATTTTTGTTGTTATCGAAAGCATGGACACAATGAAAGTGATGATCCTTCCATAACAGCGCCTCTGCTTTATAATGAAATCAAGAAAAAATCTTCGATTCGTGAAATTTTTAAACAGTTTTTACTGAATCAAAAATCTTTAGAAGTTTCTGAAGATAAATTCCTTAGAGTAGAAAATGATGTCCAGGAAATTTTAAACCAGGAATTTCAATCATTAAAAAAAGAAGAACAACATCTTCCAGTAGGATGCCGACATTGTGATCGTATGAACCTAGGGGAATTATTAGTTAATTCTCTAGATGTTTCTTTAGATAGGAGTACAGTATTTGAGATAGGATCGAAATTATGTAGTTTCCCAGAACATTTTACTCCTCATTCCAAGATAAAATCTCTCATTGAAAAAAGAATGAAAATGGTCCGAGGAGAAATCGGAATTGATTGGGGAATGGCTGAAGAATTAGCTTTCGCTTCATTACTCATAGAAAGATTTTCCTTAAGACTTTCTGGACAAGATTCTGTTCGTGGGACTTTTAGCCAAAGACATTTATTATGGAGCGATATTCATTCGGGAGATACGTATTCTCCTTTATATCATTTATCTTCGGATCAAGGTTCTTTAGAAATCTATAACTCACCCTTATCGGAATACGCTGTTTTAGGATTTGAATATGGCTATGCTCAACAGGCGGAACGTACGTTAGTAATGTGGGAAGCTCAGTTTGGGGATTTTTCCAATGGCGCTCAGATTATTTTCGATCAGTATATTTCTTCAGCAATTCAAAAATGGGATTTACATTCTGATCTTGTTGTTCTTTTGCCTCACGGTTATGAAGGCCAAGGACCGGAGCATTCGTCCGCACGCATAGAAAGATATTTACAGCTTGCCGCAAATTGGAACTTTCAGATAGTCCTTCCTTCAACTCCTGTGCAATACTTTCGTATTCTTCGTGAACACACAAAAAGAGATCTCTCTTTACCTCTCATAGTTTTTACTCCAAAAATGCTGTTACGTCATCCTGAGTGTACTAGCTCTATAGAGGAATTTTCTAGCCCTGGGGGATTCCAATCGATACTTGAAGATCATGAACCTAATTATGGTGCTAAGATTCTAGTTCTATGTTCAGGAAAAGTATATTACGATTTTCAAGATGCTCTGACCAAGAGACAAAGAAAAAATGATTTTGCATGTTTGCGTATTGAAAGCTTGTATCCTTTACATCTTGAAAGATTACTTCATTTAATTAAAAAGTATTCTCAAGTTGTTCATTACGTATGGTTGCAGGAAGAGCCCCAAAATATGGGAGCATATGATTATATCTTCATGGCGACACAAGACATTTTTCCTAAGAAGCTGTTATGTGTAACAAGACCTCGAAGTAGTTCTACAGCTACAGGATCTCAACGTATTCACCAGAAAGAATTTTTAACATTAATGGAAACATTGTTTTCTTTAGGTAGTGTATGATTACAGAAGTGCGCATCCCCAATGTTGCTGAGTCTATAAGTACTGTTACTATAGCATCTCTTTTAGTACCTTCAGAGAGTCTAGTACAGGAAAATCAGGGCATTTTGGAGATCGAGAGTGATAAGGTAAATCAGCTGATTTATGCTCCAGCTTCAGGAAGACTTGTTTGGGAAGTAGCTGAGGGAGATACTATTTCAGTAGGAGGTCTCGTAGCCAAGATATATGATGCAAACGAGGCTATTCCCGAAGCCTCAGACGATAGTTCTCATTCTCAGGAAAACACGACTTTAGATGCAGAAATCATTTGCTTCCCGAGAACGGTATCTCGAGAGCCTCCAGCTAAGGGTAAGACTTTTGTTCCATTACGTGATCAGATACAAAGGAAAGAAACAGGAACAAAAAATGAAATTCGTGAACGTATGTCTTCAATACGTAAAACGATTTCTCGTCGTTTAGTATCTTCACTTCACGAATCCGCTATGTTAACGACATTCAATGAGATTTATATGAATCCATTGATAGAGTTACGTAGGGAAAACCAAGAGAGGTTTTCTTCTAAGTATCATGTGAAATTAGGCTTTATGTCTTTCTTTATTAAGGCTGTTGTTGCTGGGCTTAAGGCATATCCTCGCATCAATGCCTTTATTGATAAGGACGAAGTTGTCTATCGCCAATACTATGATATTAGTATAGCTGTCGGCACAGAACGAGGACTCATTGTTCCTGTGATTAGGGAATGTGATACGCTTTCTAATGGAGATATTGAGGTTCAACTTGCAGATCTAGCATTACGAGCTCGTGAAGGGAGAATTTCCGTTGCTGAGCTAGAGGGAGGGTGTTTCACTATTACTAATGGTGGAGTGTATGGCTCTCTTCTATCTACGCCAATTATTAATCCTCCTCAAGTTGGGATTTTAGGCATGCATAAAATACAAAAACGTCCTGTTGTCATAGATAATACGATAACAATAGCGGATATGATGTATGTAGCTCTAAGTTATGATCATCGTATTATAGATGGTCAGGAGGCCGTAGGGTTCTTAGTCCAAGTTAAGGATGCGATCGAACATCCAGAATCCTTATTGAGTTTTTAATTTTATTCCCTAGGAAGGAGAAGAACAGCAGTTACATTGTTCTTTTTTGTATGAGGGTCTCGTTCATTAGGATCAGAATGAGCATTACGGTATCGCGAAGAAAAGAAAATATCGTGTTCTTCATAAGTACACCGCTCAGAAATAGTAATTTTTGAACGAGAAATACCCAAGTTCAGCAGTTGCTTTCTAGCCACGGCACGAAAATCCATATGATTTTCTTTAGGCATTAAAGGGAAAAAACTGGGAGGAAACAATTCTTTATAATCGGGATAGATGGCATGTTTAGGACCTAAAGAGGGACCAATGACAACAATCAGATCCTGAGGATTGGAATGGAATACCTTTTTTAGAATAGAAACCGTAACAGCATAGATATTTCCTACGAGACCACGCCAACCAGCATGAACATTAGCAATGACATGTTTTTCAGGGTCATAAAAGATGGCTGGCTGACAATCTGAGTGACGAATATGTAAAGAAAGCAAAGGTTCTTGAGTGTATAAACCATCACCAGGAGATCTTTGGGGAGATGTTTGTGTTGCATGCAGTAACGTTGTACTATGTACTTGCTGCAAATCACAAAATTTCTTTGCTCCTAAGTCTTGGCAGATGTCTTCGTTTTTAGGGGAAAAGATCTTCCCTTCACTATCTATTTGTTTAGGGAATAATCCATGGCGTATGGGAAAGTCAGAAAGCTCAGGAAAAGAAAGTTTTTTTAAATTAGCATACGTAGTCATAGTTCAAGGCATCATTCAGGGTTTTTCCAAACTCCGTATTCTTTTAACAGATGGATTAATTCTTGTTCAGCATTTTCCATGGGAATATGTGCTTTTACACATGTATGTTTTACATAGAGGTCTACCATACCTGTTTTAGATCCCACAAATCCAAAATCAGCATCCGCCATTTCTCCAGGACCATTAACGATACATCCCATAACGGCAATTTTTAGACCCACAAGGTGTTTGGTTTTCTCTTGAATTTGCTTTGTTACCTTAGGAAGATCAAAAAGAGTCCTTCCACATCCAGGACAGGAGATATATTCAGTTTTTACTAAACGTACTCCAGTACTTTGCAGTGTACTGAAAATAATTTCTCTAGATACATGGAGAGGAATATAGGGAAGATCTAAAATTACAGCATCGCCTAACCCATCCAGGAGTATAGCACCGAGTTCCGTAGCTATAGATACAGTAGCAGCATGTTCGTCTTCTGTTTGTTGAGACAAGACAATCATTACTGGCTGCGTCTCTTGTTTTCTTTTTTTAAAGAAGTTTCTGATGCTATGCATAAACGGAGGCGTAGCATGATAATAAACAAAAGGAGATGCTAAGGTAGAATCGCTACTCCACGTGTTTTCATTGTTATCGTACAAGTGAGGTGCCTGATGATCATGAAAGACTAGAATATGCTGTTTTAATTTTTCAACAATTGGCGTTTCCAGAAAGCATCGAGGAATAAGAACCCCTTCAGGAGTCGTTGTAGATTTCTTCCCTGTTTGTTTGTCTATACCTAAGGCTTCCAAAAGAGTATCTATGGAAGTGTTTTCCAAATGATGATCATGGAGTTTGAGAAATACTCCATATACGTTGCCCCATGGGGTATTTTTTTAATTTTTTTGAAGCTTTAACGAAACTTTCGGAGTTTTCTAAAGCAAAAGGATTCTCCTGTTTAGGGAGATCAAGGTACACTGCTGTATGTTTCAATAATGTTTTACATACATGAATTTCTTGCGTAGGGCAACCCGTTAGAGAACAACGAATGGTATCTCCTAGACCTTCGGCAAGAAGTGTCCCTATGCCTATGGAGGATTTAATGACTCCATCTCTTCCCATACCGGCTTCTGTAACTCCTAAATGAAGAGGATAGTGCCAACCACGAGCATCCAAATCTTTAACAAGTTGGCGATAGGCAGCAATCATTACCTTAGGATTGCTAGACTTCATTGAGAAAACAACATCTTGATAACCAAGTTTTTCGCAAATAGTAGCATATTCTAAAGCTGACATAACCATGCCTTCAATAGTATCTCCGTATCTCTGTAGTATACGTTCAGAAAGAGAACCATGATTAACTCCAATCCGCAAAGCTTTGTTTAAGCGTTGGCATTTCTCAACCAAAGGAGAGAACTTTTCTTCTAAGCGCTTAAGACTATCCGCGTAATTGCAGCTTCTTCCTGTAAACATATTGCGTTTATCAATGAAATTCCCTGGATTAATGCGTATTTTATCTACAATATCTGCTACATATGTAGCAGCTTGAGGGAAAAAATGAATATCAGCAACTAGAGGGATATGAATACCTTTGTTTATCAGGCGTTCTTTAATACGTTCGCAAGCTTGTGCTTCCTTAATACCCTGTACTGTAACCCGTACAATGTCACATTGAGCTTCTACAAGATCGCAAATTTGAGCTACCGTAGCATCAACATCTGCAGTAGGAGTTGTCGTCATTGACTGGTTTTTAATCGTATGGGTACTACCTATATAGAGATTCCCAATTTTTACTGAATGGGCGAAACGCCTAGTTATATGTTCAAGAGAGTGTGCCACTAATCTAAAAAAATTTACTTAACGATAAGTAGATGGATATTTTACTTAAGCTGACCAATTGAGAAGAAACTAGCTTAATCCATCGTAAAGTATTTAGAAAGTGGAAAAATTAAGATTGTTTCAAATTTTTTATTGAGAAAATCTTATAGTCTTTTTTCTTAATCAGAGAGGATCTCATAAAAGAGATACTGCCTTTTATTTTACTCTCTAATAAGTATTTATATTCTAATTGGGTCAAATCTTCTTATATAGGAAGACCTAATCCAGGGGGGCTAACAACCACGATATTCATACTTACCCCAGGGTGCATGACTGCGAACTGTGCTATAGCAGCAACCAATCCAGTTTGTATTGCAGATTTCCATGTAAGTGCTTCTTGGGACGTTTGTAGAGGAGATATAGATATTAGGGGGAGTTGAACCATATCCACTCCTAAGGTGATCGCTTGTTCTAGACAACGAGTATACGAAGATTTAGCAAAAGAATAAGCAAGGAAAGGATTATTTTTATGAAAACTTGCATCAGGAGTTTGAATGAATCCTAGGAAGTTCGGAAGACCAAGTCGATGTTTATTAGTTGATCCATCATAATTTTTCCAAGGAAGGAATAAACATTGACCTTCAGTAAGATGTTCAGGTCGATCGTACACAATATTGAGTATATCTAAATTTGCAAAGGTATTTTCGTTATTCTCTAAAGCAATCATCAGGTTACAGCAGCACTGTATGCGTGGTGTATACACGGATCCTGTTGTAGAGAAAAGAACCGTTTTCGAGTGATTAAATTTCCACACTTTTTGTAAAAATGCTGTCGAAGAATCTTCTAGTATATTGGGAAGAGATGTCCAATTATCAGTAATTAAGTCGGCATACTTCTCTAATATTTGTGTGTGGGGCGTAGTTTCATCCGTAACAAGAAGAGATAACAACTCAGTAGTAGATGCTGGAGATTCATCAATTTCTATAGATTTTTTAGGATGAGGGAATTGTTTAATAGCAATTATAGAGAGTATAAGTAATGAGAGTAGACCAATAGAGAGAAGAGGTAGGATACCAGAGAGAACAGAGGCAAGAACAAAACTGATGGTAGTTAAAGACATAAAAATAACGATAGCAATATGAACAACACGGCGTTTAAGTGATATCGTTGAAGATGTCTTCTCAACAGGAGGAGCCGTGATCTCCCTTAAGGAAGACTGGTTAACAATCATGGTCATTGAATTATAGAAACTTAATTTCTGGGCCTAGATAAAGATATTATATGTTCTCCTAGAGTAGCTCTGGGTAACGTACTTATGCTTTATTCTATTAGTTTTGTCGAAGAGCCTAAGTCACTGATTCTAAGCTTACTAGGTTATATGCTTACTGTTTATATGTAAAATCATTCTTATTGTAAAAGAAGAATTTCCATACCACCTCATCAAGATGAAAGGAAGGAAATCTCGTATTCAATAGAAATTCTAGTAGTTATGTATTTGTAAGATTTTTTTAAAGAATAGGAGAACCTCTATTTACCATGACAATAACTAAAGAATACTCTGGGTTTTTGAGCGCAAAGGTGATGACAGCCTTTACAAATGCTGATTTCACAGTACCTATCCATAACTCGTGTATATCTTTCCCTCGAACGATTGTTCCTGGTGGTGGAGCATAGTTGAGAGATGAGATTAGGGGAAGTTGAATATACTGAGATCTTAGTGACATTCCTCTTTCGAAACAAGAGAAATAAGCTCTGAAGACAAGTTGTTCGCACATATCTATATTGTTATCGCAATCCGCAGCATTGGGACCTAACATCTGTACCAGATAGCGAGGTAAACCTGATTTCTCAGAATTTATTGTGCCATCAGGATTTTCCCATTGTCCTACAGTACATTCACCGGGTTCGAGTAGGATTTTTCCCTCAGTAGAGTTAGCCCATCCTCGTGTACTTACAGCTGATGTAAATGCTCGGTTTGTTCCTCCTCCTCCTCGAGACATACGAGCATTAGCCGCATTGACCAGCATGAGACTGGATAAATTCGTATTAAACCTAGGATCAGCAATATCCCCTACTACAGAGACTAGGTAGGTTCGTGTTTTAGTAATGTTCCATACATTATGTGTTAGAGTTGTAGCTTTGGGCTCTACTTTTCCTATTTGAATTGACTGTGCATCGGGTAAGGGAGAGGCGTAGGCCTCTAACATACTTTGATAGTTATCCATAGATGATGGAAATAGGGGAAGCTCCTCGGTAGTCGTAGGTGTCTTAGGTAAGGATGGTTCTAATGGTGAGGATGGCTCTAATGATTCTAAAGTCTTCTTTACTTGCGGTAAGCGTTTTTTTGATAAAAAACAGTGCATAGCAGCAAAGACTCCTGCAAAAACTAAGGTTAAAGTAAGTAGTGGGGCTCCGATAGGTAAACTAACAACTCCTGCAATCAATAAGCCAGTCAAGACTAGGGCCCCTAAAATAGAAAGCACAATTAGTGATATTGTTGCTAGACGTGATCCAAGTTTAAGAGAGGATTGAGATGAAACAACCCTATCATCCGAAGAGGGGGGGACAGGTGAACGAGAGGCTGATGAAGAATGCATTGCGTCACTAAATTGTTAATTAAAACTAAACAGGATTAAAAAAATAAAAGCATTCTTTATAAAAAAGAAAATCTTTACTGGAGATAGTTTCTATTTTATTTTAAAATTTAATTTTAGTGCAACCGCCACGGATCTTACATTGACAAGCTAAACGCTCATTCAAATCTACATCTCCTAGGAAATCACTTTCTTCTTGAGTAAATTCTGAAAGATTTTCTCCTCCCTCAATGATTTCAATAACACATGTACCGCATACGCCTTCTGTACAAGCAAAGGGAACACCAGACTCTTCACAAGGTTGAGCAATGCTAGATCCATCTTCAAGGTCAAATTCTTTTTCTTCATCTTCGGAACAAACGATTAGTTTTGCCATGTTTTTCTCGATGTTAGTGTGACGTTAATGTGTAGAACCTTAAGAGTTCGGAGTAGAGGGATTCGAACCCCCGACCTATTGCTCCCAAAGCAACCGCGCTAACCAGGCTGCGCTATACTCCGTATGAATGCCTTACAAATCAGAAGAGAAGTTAGCATAGAAGAAAATAGTCTACAAGATAAAGATCAATAAAAGCTTGTATCTATTCCCAGAAGAGTTTTGCTTGAAGATATATATTTTCTATCAGTATTGAGAAAGCTAGAAGAGTCTCATAAGGGAGGCACTTGGTGATAACCACACAAGCGAAAACATGGCGAATGACTCTCATTCCCTTAGGGATTCTTCTTTCTTTTCTGTTCCCATTACCCCAAGTTCTATTAGATGTCGGGTTATGTATTAATTTTATCCTAACATTTACCTTAGTATTCTGGGTTTTTTCTTTAAAATCGATTTACTCAGCAAAGTTATTTCCTCCTTTATTTCTCTATCTTTGCTTATTTCGTTTAGGTCTAAACCTTGCTTCAACACGCTGGATATTATCTTCAGGTTGGGCATCCCCCATAATTTTCTCTTTAGGAAGTTTTTTTTCTTTAGGGAGTTTAGGAGCTGGAATAGCTACTTGTTGTTTATTTTTTTAGTTAATTTTTTGGTTGTCGCTAAGGGAGCCGAACGTGTTGCCGAGGTTAGAGCGCGTTTTATTTTGGAAGCCCTCCCAGGAAAACAGATGTCTTTGGATGCTGACTTATCTCAAGGAAGAATCTCAAGTACAGATATCGATAGGATTAAGCAAGACCTATTTGAAGAAAGTGATTTTTTCTCTTCAATGGAAGGCGTGTTTCGTTTTATTAAGGGCGATGCAATTGTCGGGTGTATTTTGCTAATTGTAAATTCCTGTGCTGCTGTCTATTTCTCTAGTTCTTTAAATTTTGATAGTTACAGTCTTTGGTTGACAGTAGTAGGCGATGCCCTAGTTAGTCAGGCCCCTGCATTACTTACTTCATGTGCAGCAGCAACTCTGATATCCAAAGTAGGGAAGAAGGACACCCTTATAGAACACATGTATCACTATTATGAGCAAGTTCGTGAGCATTTTCGTGCCATTGCTTTTGTGTTTTCTTTCTTGTTATTCGTTCCTGGAATGCCAAAGACTCTTATTATAATTTGCGTATCCACACTTCTCTTAGGATATAAAGAGCGAAAAAAAGAGGATGGCATATTACCAACATGGGAAAAGTTTCAAAAATTGTATCTTTATCTTCCTCAAGAGTACACGGGCCCTGATCCTTACGATATCTATAATCAGGCTTGTGAATCCATTTTTGAAGAGCTGGGAATTGCATTACAAATCCAAACGCATGTTTTATATATAGGGGAAACTTTGTCCCTGAATTATGAGGGACAGCAATTTCATTTCAAAGAAATGAATGTGGAAAGTCTTATCCCTATATTAAGGCATCTTGCTGCAGAGGTACTCCATGGAAAGCACATCAAAGAATTAATTAGAAATGCTCAGGAAGTTTGGGGACTGTCCATAGATGAAATCATACCTAAAAAAATTTCAGAAAATTCCTTAATTTTTTTAATGAAATCTCTTGTTAAAGAGCGAATTTCCTTAAGATTTTTTCCTAAGATTCTTGAGTCCATTGCTCTTTATGGGTCTACTGAAGAGAGTTTAGAAATTTTAATAGAGAAAATACGTAAGCACTTGGGGAAACATATTGGACGATCCCTATGGAATAAGGAGAATACTTTAGAAATTATTACTGTAGATGCTCATGTCGAGCAAATGATAAGTGACTTATACTCAAAATCTCACCCCTTGATGTGTGATAAAGTCGTTAAACAGGTTCAGGATATACTTGAACGATCTCAGGGAGGAGATTTCCGTGCCATTGTTACTGGATATGAATCAAGATGCGAATTAAGAAAAATCATCGAGCCTTACTTTCCTGATCTTTTAGTATTGTCACACAATGAACTTCCAGAAGAAATTCCCCTTTCCCTACTAGGATCAGTTTCTGATGAGGTATTGACTGTTTGAAGTATTAGAAGAATTACAAAAAAAATAAAAATGGTTTAATTAAAACTATTATTAGAAATAATTTTTAGAAATTGTGAAAAATAAAATAAAAAGCAATATTTCTGAAATATGGGATCTATATTGGAAAACATGCAATATAGAATATCGAGATATTCTTATTGATTCCTATTTGCATCTAGTAAAATACGCAGTGCATCGATTGATTTCTGGTATGCCCCCCCACGTAACAGCTGAGGATCTCTATGCTTCTGGAATAGAAGGGTTAGTGCGTGCTGTAGAGAGGTTCGATCCGGAAAGAAGTCGTCGTTTCGAGGGGTACGCCTTATTTTTAATCAAGGCAGCAATTATTGATGATTTGCGTAAACAAGACTGGGTACCTCGGAGTGTATACCAAAAGGCAAACAAGTTATCGGAAGCTATAGAAAATTTACGTCAATCCTTAGGAAAAGAACCTACAGATGGGGACCTTTGTGAGTATTTCCAAATTTCTCAAGAAGAATTATCAGGATGGTTTATTTCCGCACGACCTGCACTAATCATTTCACTCAATGAAGAAAGATCTTCATTTTATGATGGGGAAGGAATAGCCCTAGAGGAGAGAATTCCTGATGAACGTGCGCAAACAGGGTATGACATTGTAGATAAAAAAGAATTTATTCGGTGTTTATCTGCTGCTATCGAAGGACTCGATGAAAGAGAACGTAAGGTTATGGCACTCTATTATTACGAAGACCTAGTTTTAAAAGAGATTGGAAAAATCCTTGGTGTAAGTGAGTCACGTGTGTCACAGATTCACTCTAAAGCTCTCGTAAAACTACGGATTGCTTTATCTGCATTTGCCTTCTAAAGAAATCATGCGCAGTTTTTCTTAGATATGAAAGCATGGCGTAAGATAATTCCCATGCCTAATACTAATCCTCCTACAGTGGATAAAAATATAAAGAGGATATTTTTCGAGATTATTAAAGCTGCACAACCACCTAAAGTCATTGCCACAGAAAGAATAAAAAATACAATGGAAAGAATTAATAGGATTTGCTGTGACAATTTCAATAACAGGTTATTAGCAGCAGATCTATCTGTCGTAGTGATATTTGTGTTGCTCGTGTGAATAGAACCAATCATAGTCGTCTCGATTCAAAAATGAAACCGATTGTAAACAAAGATGCAAATTTATTCATATAAAGTAATTTTTTCTTTACGTTATGCCCTATAGGGATCTTGCATATTAAGAACATAGATAGTTAAGATGGCATTTCTCTCATAAGTTTTTTTTGTTAATATGCAAAGTTTTTTAGAGCATTTAAAAGAACGGGGAATTCTTGAAAATATCTCATCTGGATTATCCACACTTAAAGGTCAGGTGTCTGCCTATGTGGGTTTTGATCCTACGGCCCCCTCTTTACATATAGGGCATTGGATCGGGATATGCTTTTTACGTAGGATGGCCCAATTTGGGATTACCCCTATAGCTTTAGTTGGTTCCGCGACAGGAATGATCGGAGATCCTTCAGGTAAAAATACGGAGCGAACGTTATTACAACTTAGTGAAGTTACTCAAAATAGCCAGAAGATTTCTGAGTGTCTTGCACATTATTTACCAGGCGTGCAAGTTGTTAATAATTTGCATTGGTTTCAAAATATTACTATGATCGACTTCCTTAGGGATATAGGAAAGCATTTCAGATTAGGAACTATGCTGTCTAAGGACATGGTTAAGCAGCGTCTTCAATCTGAAGAGGGTATCAGTTACGCTGAATTTAGTTATATTCTCTTGCAATCCTATGATTTTGCTTTCCTATGGGAAAATTATGGAGTACGTTTGCAATGTGGAGGAAGTGATCAATGGGGCAATATTACTTCAGGAATTGACTATATCCGTCGGCGTGGGCTTGGGCAAGCATATGGATTAACTTATCCATTATTAACGAATAGCCAAGGAAAGAAAATTGGTAAAACAGAGGCTGGAGCTCTATGGCTGGATCCTCAAAGAACTTCTCCTTATGATTTATATCAGTACTTTTTAAGACTGCCTGATACTGAAATTCCTAAAATTTCTCGTACCCTGACTTTATTAAGTAATAAAGAAGTTTTCGCTTTAGATGAACAACTGCTTACTGATCCTCTGTCTACGAAGAAGTTTATAGCTGAAATTATTGTCACTTCCATACATGGAGAAGAAGGGATAAAATCTGCTCAGGTAATTACGGATAGTATTCATCCAGGTAAGGAAGCTAATATTTCTAAAAACGATTTTCAAAATCTTATTTCCATGGGTCACGGAGTGTCTTTAAAAAGATCTCAAGTGCTTAGAAGACGATGGATAGATATTTGTGTCGAAATAGGACTTTGTTCTTCTAAGGGAGAGGCTAGAAGATTGATCGCACAAAAAGGATTATATATTAATAATATTCCTATATCTGAACACGATGTTTGCGAAGATACTCAAGTATGTTATGATCATTATATTTTACTAGCGCAAGGTAAAAAGAAGAAGCTCGTTATGTATCTAGAATGAGTGAGGAGGGTTGGTGGAAAAATCAGATATCGGACTAATCGGTCTGGCCGTCATGGGGAAAAATCTTGTTTTAAATATGATAGATCATGGTTTTTCTGTTTCTGTTTATAATCGTAGTCCAGAGAAAACTCGGGAATTTCTTCAGGAGAATACGGGGAATGACCTCCTACAGGGATATGAGGATTTAGTAAGTTTTATACGCTCATTAAAGCGTCCTAGAAAAATCATGCTTATGATTAAAGCAGGTTCTCCCGTAGATCAAAGTATAGACTCTTTGTTGCCCTATCTTGATTCTGGTGACATTATTATTGATGGTGGTAATAGCTACTATAAGGATTCTGAAAGGCGATATCAGCAGCTTAAGGAAAAAAATATTTTTTTCGTTGGAATGGGAATTTCTGGAGGAGAAGAAGGAGCACGCTATGGCCCTTCTATTATGCCAGGAGGGAATGCTAATGCTTGGCCACTAATTTCTCCTATTTTCCAAAAAATAGC
This genomic window contains:
- the tyrS gene encoding tyrosine--tRNA ligase translates to MQSFLEHLKERGILENISSGLSTLKGQVSAYVGFDPTAPSLHIGHWIGICFLRRMAQFGITPIALVGSATGMIGDPSGKNTERTLLQLSEVTQNSQKISECLAHYLPGVQVVNNLHWFQNITMIDFLRDIGKHFRLGTMLSKDMVKQRLQSEEGISYAEFSYILLQSYDFAFLWENYGVRLQCGGSDQWGNITSGIDYIRRRGLGQAYGLTYPLLTNSQGKKIGKTEAGALWLDPQRTSPYDLYQYFLRLPDTEIPKISRTLTLLSNKEVFALDEQLLTDPLSTKKFIAEIIVTSIHGEEGIKSAQVITDSIHPGKEANISKNDFQNLISMGHGVSLKRSQVLRRRWIDICVEIGLCSSKGEARRLIAQKGLYINNIPISEHDVCEDTQVCYDHYILLAQGKKKKLVMYLE